A region of the Phaseolus vulgaris cultivar G19833 chromosome 11, P. vulgaris v2.0, whole genome shotgun sequence genome:
TAACCTCAGAAAAACACAACCTTGTTCGTCTTCTGGAACAATGTTCAAGCATGAGAGAGATGAAGCAAATCCACGCCTACGCCATCACCACCTCCCTCGCTCGCTTCACCTTCATCTCAAGCAAACTCTTGGCCTTCTGCGCCCTCTCTCCCCACGCCGATCTCCGCCACGCCCACACCCTCTTCTCCGCCATTCCTTTCCCCACTCTCTTCCACTACAACACCGTCATCGCCGCCTTCTCCCGCCACTCCTCCTCCCTCTTCCTCCGAATGCTAAACGACACCGTTCGCCCCAACGCCCGCACCCTCACCCTCCTCCTCTCCAAAGCCTCCCCTTCTCTCTccttcctccaccagctccacTCCCTCACCCTCCGACTCGGCCACCTCGCCGACTCCTACGTCACCACCTCCCTCGTCGCCGCCTACTCCAACCACTCCCGCACAAGCGCCGCGCGCCACGTGTTCGACGAAAGTCCCCACCCAAACGTCGCGTGCTGCACAAGCCTCCTCACCGGCTACTGCAACAACGGCCTGCTAAACGACGCCAGGGAGGTGTTCGACGCAATGCCCGACAAAAACGACGTGTCATACAGCGCCATGGTCTCCGGCTACGTCAGAAACGGTTTTTCCCGCGAGGCCATTGAGCTTTTTCGTGACCTCAGGAAAAACTGTTTCGCAACCGTGAAGCCCAACAACTCTCTTCTGGTGAGCGTTCTCGGCGCGTGTGCTGCCGTTGGCGCGTTCGAAGAAGGGAAGTGGATTCACTCCTACGTCCACCGAAGTGGGGAGTTGGAATATCACGAAGTTGAGCTCGGAACGGCGTTGATCGATTTCTACGCAAAATGCGGCTGCGTGGAGCCTGCTGAGCGGTTGTTCGGGAAGATGAAAAGCAGAGACGTGGCGGCGTGGAGCGCCATGATACTGGGCATGGCCATGAACGGGAAGAATGGTGGGGCACTCGAGGTGTTTGAGGAAATGGAGAAGGTGGGGCCCAGACCCAATGGGGTTACCTTCATCGGCGTTCTGGCGGCGTGCAATGACAGAGAACTGTGTGGTAGAGCAGTTGGGTTGTTGGAATGCATGAGGGAGAAATATGGGATTGCGGCGTGGATTGAGCACTATGGGTGCGTGGTGGATGTGTTGGCTCGTGCAGGGAAGATCGAGGAGGCGTTGGAGGTGATGAAGGGCATGAAAATGGAAGCTGACGGAGCCATGTGGGGGTGCTTGGTGAATGGGTGTTTGATGCATGGCTACGTGGAGTTGGGACACAGAATTGGGAGGTATTTGGTGGAGTTTGAATCTGGGCACAGTGGAAGGTACGTTGTTCTCTCTGAGCTCTACGCCAGAATGGGAAGGTGGGAGGCTGTTTTGGACACCAGGAATTTGATGAAACAGAGAGCTGTGACACCTGTTACTGCCTCCAGTTTCATAGAGATTCGTCAGTTCTGATTATCCACTGTTCAACCACTGATGCAAATCATTGTACTTTTTACACTCTTTCTCTTGGTGGTGAACTTCAATCAATGTAATTTAGCACTTCATTTCACGTTGTAAATAGAACAAGAGAAAGAGGAGACAACATGTAAGAAGACAAACCATCAAAACAGTTACATAATTTACATTTTGTGGCTATATTCTCCGatcaatcaattatttttattttttttatatacataattCATTATGTGCATAGTTATAATCGATTATGCCCTAATTGTAATTGATTAtgtgaaatgtatttttttttaagccTTATGTAACACTGACATTGACACTAATACGCACAGGA
Encoded here:
- the LOC137831821 gene encoding pentatricopeptide repeat-containing protein At5g66520-like, which produces MSLTSEKHNLVRLLEQCSSMREMKQIHAYAITTSLARFTFISSKLLAFCALSPHADLRHAHTLFSAIPFPTLFHYNTVIAAFSRHSSSLFLRMLNDTVRPNARTLTLLLSKASPSLSFLHQLHSLTLRLGHLADSYVTTSLVAAYSNHSRTSAARHVFDESPHPNVACCTSLLTGYCNNGLLNDAREVFDAMPDKNDVSYSAMVSGYVRNGFSREAIELFRDLRKNCFATVKPNNSLLVSVLGACAAVGAFEEGKWIHSYVHRSGELEYHEVELGTALIDFYAKCGCVEPAERLFGKMKSRDVAAWSAMILGMAMNGKNGGALEVFEEMEKVGPRPNGVTFIGVLAACNDRELCGRAVGLLECMREKYGIAAWIEHYGCVVDVLARAGKIEEALEVMKGMKMEADGAMWGCLVNGCLMHGYVELGHRIGRYLVEFESGHSGRYVVLSELYARMGRWEAVLDTRNLMKQRAVTPVTASSFIEIRQF